In one window of Plasmodium berghei ANKA genome assembly, chromosome: 14 DNA:
- a CDS encoding ribosomal RNA methyltransferase, putative, protein MILPNLCLKKNFMFQSTYIRLYKEALPKIYNKKSSHSSKWIQRQITDRYVLKAKNENYRSRAAFKLIELDNKYLFLKKNKTILDIGSYPGSWCQVILERTKNYTNEIIAIDKKIMDPLPNVHFIKAEIGKDNVDDQLKEVLKDKKIDIILSDAAVACIGNKIDDHLNSCELTLSITNFMEQYINIGGVYIVKMYLGSQTNNLKTYLKTIFQYVNTAKPKASRSESREIYLVCRNFTGRKKISEDIQIKGAFSSKEGYY, encoded by the coding sequence ACTTGTGCCTGaagaaaaattttatgttCCAAAGTACCTACATAAGGCTATATAAAGAAGCATTgccaaaaatatataataaaaaaagtagtCATTCGAGTAAATGGATTCAAAGACAAATAACAGATCGATACGTGTTAAAagcaaaaaatgaaaattatcGAAGTCGAGCCgcatttaaattaatagaactagataataaataccttttcttaaaaaaaaataaaaccaTTTTAGATATTGGTTCGTATCCCGGTAGTTGGTGCCAAGTTATTTTAGaaagaacaaaaaattatacaaatgaaattattgcaattgataaaaaaattatggaCCCATTACCAAATGTCCATTTTATAAAAGCAGAAATTGGAAAAGATAATGTAGATGACCAATTAAAAGAAGtattaaaagataaaaaaattgatattatattaagTGATGCAGCTGTTGCATGTATTGGTAACAAAATTGATGATCATTTAAATTCTTGTGAACTCACATTATCtataacaaattttatggaacaatatataaatataggGGGGGTTTATATTGTTAAAATGTATTTAGGTAGCCAAACAAATAATCTTAAAACgtatttaaaaacaatatttcaGTATGTCAATACTGCCAAACCAAAAGCTTCTCGAAGTGAATCGCGTGAAATATACTTAGTTTGTAGAAATTTTACaggaagaaaaaaaataagtgaGGATATACAAATTAAAGGTGCCTTTTCCTCCAAAGAAGGATACTACTAA